ATAAGGACCTATGGACATGCGCACTttatatccttgaaaaagctgcaaaGCGAAACGATCGTTGGATTTTTCTACTCTCCTGGGCATCTATACACTTGCGGACACActtgtaggaggagccactcccatttGGGTTGAGGTGGATCAgtgcagcggttaagtttctgctgcctgaaTCCGCTGACATCCTGCAGTAGGAGctgacttttgtgagcaatatcAAGATATAAGGCTCCATTAACCTCTGTATAAGTTGTTGTGTATcgcatttgtgacgtttttattacattttaaatacattttttatactaTATTcatcgtgagagtactgtttacccaccagtataaagtgggtgtgcgcattcccctgagcttggtcgtaagctcaagtacatgtgagtaggcatttggccacaaacctgatacattgttgataaccatcacagaattacactatgttgctatttctttctcCTTTCCTTTGAGAAATCTTCAAGGACAGAAAAGGCATAAGAGATACAGAAGTCTGCACAAGGAAAAACACATATCCTTATacgaacttttgttttgggttctttttagaatcatcacatttatattcaaaaataacaaatttaaaaattttcaGGCCCATATCTTCATTTTTCCCCCCCGTCAAGATCAAGGCCTTGGTCTTTCTGAAACCAAAGAGGCAGAGGACATTTAAGTCACTCATCAGGTAATTTGCACCCTTTTACCTTTCACCCCTCTTTCCACTCAAAAAATAGTGATCAGACTGGCAATATTCCAATCAAATTGGGCCATATTTTCCTCAGACCTCTGGGTACTTCAGACAATTTCTGGTACATTAATACATTTTCTCTCTCATCCAAACACATTCCTTATCCTATAGCTTTTTTAACTCAAGACTCCCTTCTAGTAGActcatcagtggcgtcactagggttggtgtcacccggcgcggtaaagtaattaatgtagtagtgaaagacagcaccttttttctgtctggggcacaggaaagggttagccaaaccccaatatcaaatccaaaaaagtaattttccagcctccagtaaaatttaaaagacctttattgtttccttgcagggtccatcatacaaacaacgtttcaaaccataaCTTGGTTCTTAATCTTGtctcacccggtgcggtaagtcatggtgtcaccccccccccccagaaagcagacacacacaaaaacacaggcaaacacacatacaaacactcaaacacacttaaaaacatactcagatgcacacacaaacactcggaaacacactcagacacacacacaaaaacacacacacaaaaacactgagacacacaaaaactcacacaaagacacacacatacaaaatatgtaaactgcactgcattaattatgaagctcatgcctagagctgctccctggctcagcagaacatcaaatgaaagataaacagagcactctaaaataaatccctgaagaaaaggtttaggcgcgcaaactatgaaaattctgctctctgactctgttccaagtctgtcagtgcacagccctgggccgcatgtcactgagcagtgagcacagataggcaggcaggtttaggctagcagcgcaactttgcaagccctacggcacacccacaacattcatagtgaaattgggcaggggaggagcaaagtacaaacaagcaaaagcagccgggaaaactatttgttgaaattgcagcactggctcaaggggcaaaaaaattgtgtgtctacaacttccccagtcccactaatgttcacaaatgccagcctctaataaaataatctatgcatctcaacattgtatttctttgaatttcaataaaatttaaaaaaaaaaaaaaacattttttttttttttggtgtcaccccctggagggtgtcacccaggtgcagcccgcaccccccgcacccccctaatGACGCCACTGAGACTCATCCTAATCCACTAGagccattggcccctatttatcaaggtctggtggacctgatccgacagtgcggatcaggtccgtcagacctcgctgaatacggcgagcaatacgctcgccgtattcagcattgcaccagcagctcacaagagctactggtgcaacgccgccccctgcagactcgcggccaataggccgccagcagggggtgtcaatcaacccgatcgtactcaatggggttgatttccggcaatgtgtgtcggcctgctcagagcaggcggacaggttatggagcagcggtctttgtgaccactgcttcataactgctgtttctggtgagtctgaagactcgccagaaacaggggccatcaagctacttatggagcttgataactagaggccattgtaactTTCTCTGCTTATTTTACCATTTGTCACATGCCTTCATTTTGGTCTGTCCTCAGCCCCATGGATTTTCACAAAGATCCTCAAATCTGTAACTTCTTGGCTCATGCCCAAAGGAATTCATCTACTCatttatttagacaacattctCACGATTTAAGAAAATAATCTCTCTTAATTTCTCATCTTCAAATTAAAAATATCCTCctagaaaatgtgggtttcctTATCAACAAAGAGAAATTGGCTCTTTCTGCTACTAAGAATGAACCTTTCTGGGTTTTCTAATAAACACCACAACCTCTACATTAAATTGACAGTATACagcaatttcatataactgcatgtaatagacactactataaagaagaatatgcacagatactgatcttaaaatccggtataaaacattttaaaaacttatggctagattatgacttgtgtgttagggtaaaaaagcagcattaagaggtcctaatgctgcttttttttacgcccgctggtattacgagttttgcaagtttaggggcaccgcacacttctttggccttaacgcaaaacgtcttaaacttcgtaaagtcttttttctatgggacttccatagcgccggtattacgagtctgtcctgggaggccaaaaagtgagtggtacaccctaccctatcaagatccctaacgcatttaaaagtcagtagttaagagttttatggtacaacgccgtaacataaaactcataactaaagtgctaaaaagtacactaacacccataaaccacctattaaccccataaactgaggccctcccgcatcgcaaacactataataaaaattttaacccctaatctgccattaccgccgccacctacattatatttatgaacccctaatctgctgccccaacatcgccgacacctatattatatttattacccctaatctgctgaccccattgtcgccgcaacctacttacactttttaacccctaatctgccgcccccaacatcgccgccactataataaacatattaacccctaaaacgccgcactcccgcctcgcaaacattagttaaatattattaacccctaatttgctgtccctaacatcgccgccacctacctacatttattaacccctaatctgccgcccccaacgtcgccgccactatattaaagtcattaacccctaaacctaagtctaaccctaaacctaacacccactaacttaaatataatttaaataaatctaaataaatattcctatcattaactaaattattcctatttaaaactaaatacttacctataaaataaaccctaagctagctacaaaataactaatagttacattgtagctagcttagggtttatttttattttacaggaaagtttgtatttattttaactaggtagaatagttattaaatagttattaactatttaataactacctagttaaaataaagacaaatttacctgtaaaataaaacctaacctaagttacactaacacctaacactacaatatcattaaataaattaactaaattaaatacaattacctaaattaaattaaattagctaaagtacaaaaaaaaccactaaattacagaaaataataaacaaattacagatatttaaactaattacacctaatctaatagccctattaaaataaaaaagccccccccccccaaataaaaaaaaaacctagcctaaactaaactaccaatagcccttaaaagggccttttgcggggcattgccccaaagtaatcagctcttttacctgaaaaaaaaaaatacaaacaaccctcccaacagtaaaacccaccacccacacaaccaaccccccaaataaaatactatctaaaaaaaactaagctccccattgccctgaaaaggtcatttggatgggcattgtttcttttttctcattttaatttttttttttcttctcaattgTATTATTCACTATAAAGCTGAttattcacatacataaatacatgtttataccTGCAGCGACTGATGTAGGTAAGGCACTGGATGGTCCTGAGATCAGTTTAAAAACTGGTAATGCAGCAGTAGTAGATATGGAAGCCCATTCATTCGAAGGAGACAGTCTGTTTAGAGATGTCAATGTATAAGATAGATTTGAAAAACTGAAAGGAGATACGGTTGTTTTGGAAGTAGCAGATGTTCCTATAGCATTCTGTGTGCTTGCTATGGCAGTGCTGATATCATTCTTTATTTTAGAATCTAGGGGGTATATTGTAGTGGAGCTGAGAGTCACTGGGCTAGTACCAATTGCTATGTTCTTGCTGTCAATAGATGGAATTATATCAGTTGTAGATAAATATGGACCAGGATTTAGAGCATAGTTGTAGCTTAATTTGGATGTGCTGTTTATATTATTAAGTACTGATGTAAGGCTTGTTGTTACTGTCTGCCCAGCACTGTCCTTGCTAGGAAGATATGGTGATGTGCTAATTGTCTGAGGCATAACTGTAAATAAACTTGATGTATTGAACATGTTGGATAAATTAGAAAAATCTGTTGAGATGAATCTGGAAGTATTAGGAGAGATTGTTGTGCTATTCTTGGTTGTATTAGAAGATGTTACTGTGATGGCGCTGCCAGGAAttgaattattatattttgtaataggGTTGAGTGTGTAAGATGATGGCACCTGAGTAATGCTATTCTTTGTAGGAAGAGAAGGTAACATGCTGGGTGTAGATTCTGACAGAACTGGAGTtaaattaaatgtaataaaattattgcTAGACAAATTAGAAATAATGTTTGCACTGACACTGGATGCATTATATTTTGTTGTCACAACACTATTCTCATTAGGGTATGCTCCAGTGGTGCTTAATGTATTGGGATAAGTTGCTGAACTATATTTATTAGGATATGTTGTCATTGTGTTAAATACATTTGGAGAAGTTTTTATGGGTGTAGATACATTAGGAGATATGTTTGTGAAGGTGCTGGATGTTTCAGGAGCAGTTATGTTGGTACTTAAAATGTTAAAAGAAAATGGTGTTACGGTATTGGGTGCTATAGGAGGTTTGGATGAACTGGTGCTAAGTGAAGTTAGAGATGTGGTGGTGCTGGAAGATTTAGCAGGTGTTGTGACGGTGCTGGATGCACTAGGGGAGAAAGATGCAAAGCTGTTAGATATATTAGGCAATGTTGTGATGGAAATAGATTCATTAGCTTTTGTTGTCATGCTGTTGAGTTTAGTagtcaaaatattattaaaatattttgctgTAATGATGTTGGATGTATTAGGAAAGAGTGTTGTAGTAACATTGGTTTTACTTAGAGATGTTATAGTGGTAAGGAGTATATTAGAAGAAATAGTTGTGACAAAGCTGGATGCATCAAGTGGTTTTGTTGGGATGCTGCTATATATAATAGGAGAGATTGTTGTAGTGACACTGTTAATATTAGGAGCTGTTGTAATGGGGCTTAATGTACTAGGAGGGATGGCTGTGATTGTGCTAGAAGTATTAGGAGATGGTGACATGATGTTAGATGTATTAGGAGATGGTGACATGATGTTAGATGTATTAGGAGATGGTGACATGATGTTAGATGTATTAGGAGATGGTGACATGATGTTAGATGTATTAGGAGATGGCGACATGATACTAGATGTATTAGGAGATGGTGACATGATGTTAGATGTATTAGGAGATGGTGACATGATGTTAGATGTATTAGGAGATGGTGACATGATGTTAGATGTATTAGGAGATGGTGACATGGTGCTAGATGTATTAGGAGATGGCGACATGATACTAGATGTATTAGGAGATGGTGACATGATGTTAGATGTATTAGGAGATGGTGACATGATGTTAGATGTATTAGGAGATGGTGACATGATGTTAGATGTATTAGGAGATGGTGACATGATGTTAGATGTATTAGGAGATGGTGACATGATGTTAGATGTATTAGGAGTTATGAATATAGTAGTGTTGGGTGTATTGAGTAGCGTTGTGCTGATGCTAAACACATTAATGGGTGTAAGTGTTATGCTGCTAGGGGAATTAGAGTTTGTTGTGATAGTACTTAATGTATTACTAGATTTTATTGTGATGGTGCTGTATATATCAGGAGATGTTCTAACTGTGCTagatgtattaggtgttatgaaTGTGGTAATGTTGGGTGTATTGAGAAGCGTTGTGCTGATACTAGACACTTTAATGGGTACTAGTGTGATATTGCTAGGGGAATTAGATGTTGCTGTGATAGTACTTAATGTATTACTAGATTTTGTTGTGATGGTGCTGTATATATCAGGAGATGTTCTAACTGTGCTagatgtattaggtgttatgaaTGTGGTAATGTTGGGTGTATTGAGAAGCGTTGTGCTGATACTAGACACTTTAATGGGTACTAGTGTGATATTGCTAGGGGAATTAGATGTTGCAGTGATAGTACTTAATGTATTACTAGATTTTGTTGTGATAGTGCTGTATATATCAGATGTTCTAACTGTGCTGTATATATTAGGAGATGGTGACATGATGTTCAATGTATTAGGAGATGGTGACATGATGTTCGATGTATTAGGAGATGGTGACATGATGTTCGATGTATTAGGAGATGGTGACACAATGTTAGATGTATTAGGAGATGGTGGCATGATGTTCGATGTATTAGGAGATGGTGACATGATGTTCGATGTATTAGGAGATGGTGACATGATGTTCGATGTATTAGGAGATGGTGACACAATGTTAGATGTATTAGGAGATGGTGGCATGATGTTCGATGTATTAGGAGATGGTGACATGATGTTAGATGTATTAGGAGATGGTGACATGATGTTAGATGTATTAGGAGATGGTGGCATGATGATAGATGTATTAGGAGTTATGAAtgtagtagggttgggtgtattgAGTAGTGTTGTGCTGATGCTAAACACATTAATGGGTGTAAGTGTTATGCTGCTAGGGGAATTAGAATTTGCTGTGATAGTACTTAATGTATTACTAGATTTTGTTGTGATGATGCTGTATATATCAGGAGATGTTCTAACTGTGCTagatgtattaggtgttatgaaTGTGGTAATGTTGGGTGTATTGAGAAGCGTTGTGCTGATACTAGACACTTTAATGGGTAACAGTGTGATATTGCTAGGGGAATTATATGTTGCAGTGATAGTACTTAATGTATTACTAGATTTTGTTGTGATAGTACTGTAAATATCAGATGTTCTAACTGTGCTGTATATATTAGGAGATGGTGACATGATGTTTGATGTATTAGGAGATGGTGACATGATGTTAGATGTATTAGGAGATGGTGACATGATGCTAGATGTATTAGGAGATGGTGACATGACGTTCAATGTATTAGGAGATGGCGACATGATGCTAGATGTATTAGGAGATGGTGACATGATGTTAGATATATTAGGAGATGGTGACATGATGTTagatgtattaggtgttatgaaTGTGGTAATGTTGGGTGTATTGAGTAGCGTTGTGCTGATGCTAGGGGAATTATATGTTGCAGTGATAGTACTTAATGTATTACTAGATTTTGTTGTGATAGTGCTGTAAATATCAGATGTTCTAACTGTGCTGTATATATTAGGAGATGGTGACATGATGTTCGATGTATTAGGAGATGGCGACATGATGCTAGATGTATTTGGAGATGGTGACATGATGTTAGATGTATTAGGAGATGGTGACATGGTGCTAGATGTATTAGGAGATGGCGACATGATACTAGATGTATTAGGAGATGGTGACATGATGTTAGATGTATTAGGAGATGGTGACATGGTGCTCGATGTATTAGGAGATGACGACATGATGCTAGATGTATTAGGAGATGGTGACATGATGTTAGATGTATTAGGAGATGGTGACATGATGTTagatgtattaggtgttatgaaTGTGGTAATGTTGGGTGTATTGAGTAGCGTTGTGCTGATGCTAGACACATTCATGGGTACTAGTGTGATACTGCTAGATGAATTAGATGTTGCTGTGATAGTACTAAATGTATTACTAGATTTTGTTGAGATGGTACTGTATATATCAGGGGATGTTCTAATTGTTTTGGGAGTGTTGGAGAATATTGTTGTGAAGGTTGTGGAAGTGTCAGAAAATATTGTTCTAACAGTGCTAGAAGCATAAGGAGATGGTGCAATAGTATTGGATACATTTGCTGGGTTAAGTGATATGATTGTAAATGGTGCTGAGTTGCTGCTAGGACTATTTTTATTGGATATGGGTGTAAGTGTGCTACTGCTTAGTGCACTAGATGACTGAATTATTGAGGTAGTGCTTGTTGTATTCACACTTACAATAGTACTGGATGTTGTAAAATATTTTGTGGATAGAATTGAGTTAAGAGGAGATAATGTGGTGGAAATGTTAAAGGGTATGGCAGTCAATGTTGAAGTTATATTTGGGCTCATGGTGACAATACTTTGTGCTGAGGTTATTGTGGAATAATTTGTAGTAATTGAACTTGGTATTGAGCTAAATTTGCCAACTACAGCGTTGACTGTACTAGACATAGAAAGACTAGTATTTCCAAGAGTTGCTGTGGATGTAACAGTAGGTGCCTTGAGAGGTGTTGTAGAAGGTGGTGTTGTGGTTGTGAAAacacctggaaaaaaaaacacatatattaataatatttgcatttgtataatagtagaaacatatatatatatatatatatatatatatatatatacacacacacacatatataaatatatatatataaatatatatatatatatatatatatatatatatatacatatacacatatatatatatatatatatatatacatatacacatatatatatatatatatacacatacatacacacacacacacactgtatacagtatattaaatagttttttacatAATAATCCACAATTTAAACACAAacagcgagattacaagttttgcggtatggtgcgatgCGGCTACtgctgaaaaaaacagaatttatgcttacctgataaattactttctccaacggtgtgtccggtccacggcgtcatccataacttgtgggaatattctcttccccaacaggaaatggcaaagagcacagcaaaagctgtccatatagcccctcccaggctccgcccccccagtcattcgaccgacggttaggagaaaaaaaggagaaactatagggtgccgtggtgactgtagtgtatagagaaagaaatttttcaaacctgattaaaaaaccagggcgggccgtggaccggacacaccgttggagaaagtaatttatcaggtaagcataaattctgttttctccaacattggtgtgtccgatccacggcgtcatccataacttgtgggaaccaataccaaagctttaggacacggatgaagggagggagcaaatcaggttacctaaacagaaggcaccacggcttgcaaaacctttctcccaaaaatagcctccgaagaagcataagtatcaaatttgtagaatttggcaaaagtgtgcagagaagaccaagtcgctgccttacatatctgatcaacagaagcctcgttcttgaaggcccatgtggaagccacagccctagtagagtgagctgtgattcgttcaggaggctgccgtccggcagtctcataagccaatcggatgatgcttttcagccagaaagaaagagaggtagcagtagccttttgtcctctcctcttaccagaataaacaacaaacaaagaagaagtttgtctgaaatcctttgttgcttctaaatagaactttaaagcacggactacatctaaattgtgtaacaaacgttccttctttgaaactggattcggacacaaagaaggaacaactatttcctggttaatattcttgttgaaacaacttttggaagaaaaccaggcttggtacgcaaaacaaccttatctgaatggaacaccagatagggtggatcacactgcaaagcagatcattcagaaactcttctagcagaagaaatagcaaccaaaaacagaactttccaagatagtaacttgatatctatggaatgtaagggttcacacggaaccccttgaagaactgaaagaactaaatttagactccagggaggagtcaagggtctgtaaacaggcttgattctgaccaaagcctgtacaaaagcttgtacatctggcacagctgccagtcgtttgtgtaacaagacagataaagcagaaatctgtccttttagagaactcgctgacaatcccttatccaaaccttcttggagaaaggagaggatcttaggaattttaatcttactccaggagaatcccttggattcacaccaacagatatatcttttccatattttatggtaaatctttctagtcacaggttttctggcttggaccagagtatctatcactgaatctgaaaacccacgcttggataaaatcaaatgttcaatttccaagcagtcagctgcagagaaactagatttggatgttcgaatggaccttgtactaggagatcctgtctcaaaggtagcttccatggtggagccgatgacatattcaccaggtctgcataccaagtcctgcgcagccacgcaggagctatcagaatcaccgaggccttctcctgtttgatcctggctacaagcctgggaaggagagggaacggtggaaacgcataagctaggtttaacgaccaaggcgccactaatgcatccactagagttgccttgggatccctggatctggacccgtagcaaggaaccttgaagttctgacgagacgccatcagatccatgtctggaatgccccataattgagtcaactgggcaaacacctccgggtggagttcccactcccccggatggaaagtctgacgactcagataatccgcctcccagttgtctactcctgggatgtggattgcagataggtggcaggagtgatcctccgcccatttgatgattttggatacctctctcatcgtcaaggaactccttgttcccccctgatggttgatgtaagctacagtcgtcatgttgtctgactggaatcttatgaatccggccttcgctagttgaggccaagcccggagagcattgaatatcg
This genomic stretch from Bombina bombina isolate aBomBom1 chromosome 4, aBomBom1.pri, whole genome shotgun sequence harbors:
- the LOC128656401 gene encoding mucin-3A-like isoform X1 yields the protein MWLKLILIFNFIYASGSQFTGRCTEYPSVCCKGVNSACRRGNCYCDDYCSVNSDCCPDYAAACNAGVFTTTTPPSTTPLKAPTVTSTATLGNTSLSMSSTVNAVVGKFSSIPSSITTNYSTITSAQSIVTMSPNITSTLTAIPFNISTTLSPLNSILSTKYFTTSSTIVSVNTTSTTSIIQSSSALSSSTLTPISNKNSPSSNSAPFTIISLNPANVSNTIAPSPYASSTVRTIFSDTSTTFTTIFSNTPKTIRTSPDIYSTISTKSSNTFSTITATSNSSSSITLVPMNVSSISTTLLNTPNITTFITPNTSNIMSPSPNTSNIMSPSPNTSSIMSSSPNTSSTMSPSPNTSNIMSPSPNTSSIMSPSPNTSSTMSPSPNTSNIMSPSPNTSSIMSPSPNTSNIMSPSPNIYSTVRTSDIYSTITTKSSNTLSTITATYNSPSISTTLLNTPNITTFITPNTSNIMSPSPNISNIMSPSPNTSSIMSPSPNTLNVMSPSPNTSSIMSPSPNTSNIMSPSPNTSNIMSPSPNIYSTVRTSDIYSTITTKSSNTLSTITATYNSPSNITLLPIKVSSISTTLLNTPNITTFITPNTSSTVRTSPDIYSIITTKSSNTLSTITANSNSPSSITLTPINVFSISTTLLNTPNPTTFITPNTSIIMPPSPNTSNIMSPSPNTSNIMSPSPNTSNIMPPSPNTSNIVSPSPNTSNIMSPSPNTSNIMSPSPNTSNIMPPSPNTSNIVSPSPNTSNIMSPSPNTSNIMSPSPNTLNIMSPSPNIYSTVRTSDIYSTITTKSSNTLSTITATSNSPSNITLVPIKVSSISTTLLNTPNITTFITPNTSSTVRTSPDIYSTITTKSSNTLSTITATSNSPSNITLVPIKVSSISTTLLNTPNITTFITPNTSSTVRTSPDIYSTITIKSSNTLSTITTNSNSPSSITLTPINVFSISTTLLNTPNTTIFITPNTSNIMSPSPNTSNIMSPSPNTSNIMSPSPNTSNIMSPSPNTSNIMSPSPNTSSIMSPSPNTSSTMSPSPNTSNIMSPSPNTSNIMSPSPNTSNIMSPSPNTSSIMSPSPNTSNIMSPSPNTSNIMSPSPNTSNIMSPSPNTSNIMSPSPNTSSTITAIPPSTLSPITTAPNINSVTTTISPIIYSSIPTKPLDASSFVTTISSNILLTTITSLSKTNVTTTLFPNTSNIITAKYFNNILTTKLNSMTTKANESISITTLPNISNSFASFSPSASSTVTTPAKSSSTTTSLTSLSTSSSKPPIAPNTVTPFSFNILSTNITAPETSSTFTNISPNVSTPIKTSPNVFNTMTTYPNKYSSATYPNTLSTTGAYPNENSVVTTKYNASSVSANIISNLSSNNFITFNLTPVLSESTPSMLPSLPTKNSITQVPSSYTLNPITKYNNSIPGSAITVTSSNTTKNSTTISPNTSRFISTDFSNLSNMFNTSSLFTVMPQTISTSPYLPSKDSAGQTVTTSLTSVLNNINSTSKLSYNYALNPGPYLSTTDIIPSIDSKNIAIGTSPVTLSSTTIYPLDSKIKNDISTAIASTQNAIGTSATSKTTVSPFSFSNLSYTLTSLNRLSPSNEWASISTTAALPVFKLISGPSSALPTSVAAAYNVQKVAADEMMSIQNNPGDVLQVTTRVASSTPLATSRTTTRPALTSVINATQIPYPSQLSYSTTAYNVQKVAADEMMSIQNNPGDVLQVTTRVASPTPLATSRTTTRPALTSVINGTQIPYPSQLSYSTTAVSRIATHLSTAGISQTEAISDQIHSGSRTSASQLSNTSLLGVLVSGIMISSALTCIASSSTTVTNRPEGTSQTTMKSAEGKTAMKKRISGTLWSLMISSMKNNEDFNNLTSETDQNGDPWSGIMQFHNNSQREFIDPEKSLSFLHVSYLRMVLEERHSESERMFKNVQQLLDEFPEYGFMRRLRLMKREPLN